ATATGGTAATTCATCTGTACAAGTTTATCTTTCTTATACTCATATTCGGTATACATCATGGGAATACCGCCGCTGTCACCGGAGACCCACTTTGTTCTACGGCCCTTATCATCATATTCATAGGACGAAACTGCCAGAAGCTGTCCTTCGGGATTGAAGTAACTCTCTTCGATAAGCTGTTTATTTTCATTATAAATGAACTCAGAATAGGAAACTTCATCTCCTCCTGAGAAGAAATGGCTCTCCATCATCAGACCGTCGCCGTTATAGCTGAAAGTCTCTTCAGAAATGATTCTCTCATCGGAACCGACATGAATTTTATTTATGATTTGACCGGATTCACTGTATTCGTAAAGACGATAACCGTCGATAAAACCGTCATCATATTTAATAGTTTCCTGAGAAACAAAAAACTCATCAACTTTTACAGTAACCCAGACGGGAGCTTTTTCTTCCGTTTTTTCTTCGCTTGTCACAGGTTTATCATCTGCTTCCGCTACCAATCCCGATTCAGGTGCTGTTGCACAACTGAACAGTAAAAAGGACAGGGCTGGAACCCATAATTTTCTAATTATCTTACTCATGCCGGATACTCCTTGCAATTTCAAAGCAGCTGAGTGATGTGGTGCTTTGTAGAAGATAAACTTAATACGTTGTATGGAAAATGTAAAGAAAGGGAAGCTGTCAGATATATGTTAAATTGATAATATTTCGCTGTAGAAGGAAGAGATTCAGTCGTAATCGAAAGTTGGTAATTCTTCCTCAACAGCTTCAAGAGCTTCAAGCTCATCCTCTACCGGTAAATTATCGTCTTTGGGAACAGGATCGGCAAAATCACCTTTTTCCACTTTTAATTCGGGAGTTTCCGGGTCTAGAGGGGGAACAGAGTTACCGTTCTGCATCTGTTCATTTCTGTATATATCATATACAAAAGCCAGAATCAGATAACGGGACTGTTCATCCGGCTCTTCTGCCTGAATATGCAATACAGAGAGATTCTTCTTATTATCAAAATCGATAGTGCGTACAATTCCTCTGAGGATGGCAATTCTACCGAAGAGATCCATCTGCAGTTTGCAGCACATATTAACTTTTCCTTTACCGCCGATAAGAATGGCGGCACCGTCTTCTGAAACATCCTGTACGACACAGCGCAGTCCCGGCTGTCCCTCGGGGAGCTGAGTTGAAGCCTTTAAACTCTTTAGAGGATAGAGCTGGGCAGGGAGTTTGCAGCTGGTTCTGACAGAACGTCTTTTCTGACTTCTCAGCACTACATCCGAATGGGACATGCGGAGGGTCTTAAATTCTCTATCAGGATATCCTTCCATTATGCGTGACTGAAAAAAATATCCTGCATCCTCTCGTCTCCAGAAATATACATTCAGAGTTCTGTCCCTCCAGCTGAATCCCACAGGAACGGGGGGGCCTTTAGGGTAGGTTACAAGAATATAATTACGGTTATTTTCCAGAACAGAGCATTCGAAGATACCAAGGACATCCACCTTGAGTTTAACAATCTGATTAATGGAGATATCAGCAGTGGATTCAATACCCCTGTTGTATCTGGGTTTCTTGAATTCTACATTTTTTCTGTATGAATAGAGTTTTTTAAGGAGATATTCCAGATAATCCTTTTCATCCGGATCACTCTCAGTTTCTATCTGTTTATGAATCCCCGCCAGAGACTTATCAAGAACATCTATGGACCAGAACAGAGAAGAGGGTTTCTGATGTTTATTCACAACGGCGACTTTTCTTAAAAGGCCGATCTCTTTAAAACTGAATCCTGCATCTTTTCCCATGGAATAGAACTCGACCCAGTCCACCTTGGCCAGACCTTTTCTGACAGCCAGGAGCAGCGGAATACTTGAGACGATTATAAAGATGGTTAACACGGTGTAAAGAATGCTCATATTTCTATATCTCGATTATCGGCATCATGAGCATCATCTTTTACCATTAACAGGTGTTTTCAACTGTAGAAAGATAAAGTAAACTGTTTTCGAAGTGAAAAGAGGCTCATTTTGAACAAAATCAGTATAAGTATACCCTCAATTCCAGAAAAGGCCGAATTCCCTGTCATTTTTCTGATCATTTTTCTTCCTGCCTATCTTAACCAGGGATCTCTGCCGGCCGGACTCTTTGACAATCCTGTTTATCATCTGATGACAATCCTGCAGTCTCTGCTGATTCTAAGCCTCCTGTTCTACCTGATGCGAAAGACTCCACCCCAAACCGGAGAAAGCCCTTCCGCCATGGCCGAAGAAATAAAAATAACCCATAGCCTGATAACCCTGGGAGGACTGATACTCCTTTACTCCCTCTACTCTTTTATTCTGACAATGCTTCAGAGGGCCGGTTATTCAAAGCCTGAGGAGGCAGTATTGCTTAGCAGAGGCATCATGCTGATTCCCAGCCTGCTGACCTGCCTGGCAGCAGCGTCCATGGAAGAGTTTTTTTTCAGAGGATATGCTTTTTTCAGGGTTCGTCAGGGCGGCAGCGCCCCTGTCAAAGCCCTGATATTTATAAGCCTGCTCTTTGCGGCGGGACATATTTATGAAGGTCTGCCGGCTGCTTTCTTTGCTCTCATTTCCGGAATATTCCTGGGACTGATGATACTTAGAGGATTTTCTCTGTTTTCTCTGTCCGCAGCTCATGGTATATTTAATTTCCTGATGATCCTTCTGTCATACTTGAAACAGAGCGAACTTTTTTAAACCGATTTTTCCATTATTAAAGGGAGTGTTCATGAAAAAAACTGCAATACTGCTGGTAATACTCCAGTTATTCATCCTTGGTGGAAACAGTCTCTTTGCAGAAGGCGGGATAGGGCGGCTGAAGGCTCTGGGCTTCTCCTTTCCCAAATCAGAGATGACCCCGCCTCCCCTTACAGCATATCTGAATGAAGAAATCGTAGAACTGACAAATCAGAAAAGGGTTACGATTCTCTACTTCTGGTCCAGTGTCATCCCTCCCAGCATGACCGACCTGACCCTGCTGAACAAAATAAACGATGAATTTGAAGAGGGTGAGATCCTTATAGCTCCGATCAATCTGAATGAAGACAGGCCGCAGGCTTACAAAGCGGCCGCAGAGGCGGGATTAGACCTGGATATCTACTTGTATCCTGATCCTGCAAATCTGAAGGCCTATATCCTGAAATCAGTTCCAGCAGCTTATATCCTGGATAAAAATGGATTTCTCGCGGCCTCCCGTCAGGGAAATACGCCCTGGGATCATCCCGACATCATCCGCAGTCTAAAGGAACTGGCTGCATCCGGACCATGAAAATATTTACTTCCGATGCCTCAGGAGAATTTGTCTCCAGACCAAACCGCTTTATAGTGATGGTAAAACTTCCCGGAGGGATTGTCCGTGCCCACTGTCCCAATCCGGGTAGACTTATTGAACTCATGAATCCCGGACGCAGTATGACACTGGAAAAGAGCAGAATTCCCGGAAGAAAAACAGACTGGACCCTGGTGGCCGCCGAATATAACGGAGCCACAGTTCCTCTCTACTCGGCAAAGGCAAACGCAGTTGCCGGAGAATTGATTATCCCCCGCTTATTTCCCGATGCCAGGGAGATAAAAGCCGAGTACAGCTGGGGGAAATCCCGCTTTGACTGGCACTTTTTCAATGGAGATAAAGAGGTATTCCTGGAAGTAAAAGCCTGTACCCTTATAGAAGAGAATATCGCAATGTTCCCCGATGCCCCCTCAATCAGAGCCTCAAGGCATATAGAGGAGCTCTCTGAGATAGGAGAGGATAAAAACAGAGAAACCCATGTTGTCTTTGTAATCATGAATCCCGACACAGAACTCTTCATCCCCAATATGCATACGGATCCCGACTTTGCCCTGACCCTTTCCCGTTGCAGGAACAGGGTTCAGTATCATGGAGTCAGCGCCTCCTGCACAGAAGATGGAGAGCTCAGCATTTCCAGACTGGATGTACCTATACAAACAGATAAAGCCGGGGCTGTTGAAAAAGACAGCGGTGTTTATATGATTCTTCTCAAACTGAATGACTGCAGTATTTCTGTGGGAGCTCTGGGAGAGATGGAATTCAAACAGGGATGGTATATCTATGCCGGATCTGCAATGAAGAATCTTAAATCAAGAGTTAAACGTCATTTGGCTAAAAGGAAGAGGAAGCACTGGCATATAGATTATCTGGCGGAGGCTTCGGAAAAGACAAAAGCCTTTCCGATCTATACTCTCAGAGATTTGGAATGTACGATGGCCGGAGATCTGTCGGCTATTGCGGATGATGAAATACAGGGATTCGGCTGCTCCGACTGCAACTGCCCTTCCCACCTCTTCTACTTCAAGGATGATCCTCTGCAGAACAGAAAGTATCTGAATCTTCTGTTCCGATACAGGCATAAACTGGCCTTCGCCTGAGGGGCCCTGAATAAGGAGCTGTATCAGTTTTCCTTAAGAGCCATGCGTCCCGTATAGTCGCTTCTCTGAAAAAGAGGAGCATCCCGGTCGTTCATAAAATACTCATCCACTGCCTGACGGGCACCGCTGAAATGACCATAGTCGTCAATAATCAGAACACCGCCTTTTTCAAGTACCGGATACAGAACCTCCAGCTCTTTCTTAGTAGAGGCATACCAGTCGGTATCGAGGCGCAACAGGGCTGTCTTTTCGGGAATATTTTCATCAAGGGTCATACAGACATCACCGGCTACAATCCGGAACCTGTCCATGGGATATCCGGTCTTTGCAAGATTACTGCGCACCAGCTCTGTTCCTGCGGCCCACCAGCCCTCTTCCCAGCGCTCTGAGACTGCCTGTCCCGATGAAGCAATCTTATCTTCATCCCCCGGAACAGTCATACCGCTGTAGGTATCGTACATCCAGATATTCCGCTTCTCAGCACCCAGCTGCATCAGACTCAGAGCCATCAGCATGCAGGTACCACCCTGCCAGACACCGCATTCTACAAAATCACCGGGAATACCGCGGCGTACAATATGCCTGATCCCCGAATAAACAGCATAGCCCCTCTCCATGGATATCATGGTATGGGGGGCTGCTTCTTTCCATATGTCCTTAAAGGAATCTTCTATATCAATTCTATGGGTTGCCGGAGATTCACATCCCCAGCCCCGGCTGCGCAGAATGGCAGCCCTTTCTTCATCTTTATTTTCTATCATGGGGCCTCAGGAAATTATTCAGGGTTTGTACAGAAATAGATCTGTGTATCCGGAATCCCGGAAGCGGTAGGAAAGAACACCTGTTTCATCACGCGTAAGGGGTCCAATAAGCAGTTTATAAAGGGACAACCCATTCTTCTGTTCTGTCCAGACAATCATGGGATAACGGGCTTCAATCGCCTCGATCTCACTGTAAATACTTTCAGCAGTACTGTAGGCACCAAGCTGAATATAGGAGGAGCCGTTATTTAGCTGACTGACAATATAATCTTCCAGAGTCTCCCGGTCTACAAGAACGGGAACAATCTCATCGCTCTCCTCTTTACTGACTATGGGCTGCGTGGGAGGTCTGAAATCTGAAGGGGTCAGAAAGTAGATGACATTATCACCTGCCGGCAGGATAGTATCACTCAACTCCTCCACAGCACTCAGATCCAGTGTTTCTTCGGGTGCCCCTGCAAGAGTTTCGGGAGATAGTACGGGAATGTCTTCCTCTACTGGAGCAAAAGCAGGCACATCGTCACTCTCTTCCATGGCTGCGACAGGAATGACCTCTTCCAAAATAATATCTTCATGTATTTCCGCCTCGGGGCTGCCTCTGTCCACTCTCAGATTATCTCCGGGGATAGGAACGGGAACAGGCTCATCATAAGAGAGACCGGGAGCCGTTGTAAAATCTTCTCCGGCTTCGGGAATGGCCTCTTCAGGAACTGTTTTATCGGAAACTACGGTCTCCAGGACCTCTTCATCAGGAACTGTCACTCCAGGATTTATATCAGGGTCAACACTTTTAAACTCATCATATTCACTTCTGATGCCGCTTTCGGCAACCTGCACCTGGACAGAAATCACCTGACCGGAGGAAAGAGAGAGAGCCTTGCCCGCATCTTCACTGAGAACCAGAAAAACACCCGGACGAGGTGCTCTTTTAACAATCGTAACTTCCACGGTCTTATTATTCTGCGGATTTGTTACAAGGATCACCGTATTTCTGGTAAAAGAACTTGAGGCTCCCGCCAGGGGTACATCATCTACAAAGTTAACAAACTCTGAAGCATCCACCGCAGCATCCCCCGACCAGGTAGGCTGAGCCGTAAGAGGTGCTGTAATTCCTGAAAATATCAGGAGAGATAATAAAACTCTTTGAAGAAGTGAATTTCCCATGTTGAAGCGTTTAAACATTTTACTCTCCTCGATTACCATAGTTCTCCCACCAGCATTTCACACAGACGGGTTCCCAGAACCGTATATAGTTCTTCATGATTTTGATATAGATTCTCATAATCTGAAACTGATATCTGTGATTCTTCCAGAATCGTCATATCTGAAATCTTTATAAGTCGTCCCTTCAGTCCGGATTCATCAAGTTTCCAGTCAATGGCAAAGTCAGAATCTGTCTTTACAGACATTTTTTTGATTCCTTCCAGATCCATATCTGTATTATCGGAAAAGACAATACAGCCTCTGTTAAACAGAACATCCATGATTCCCGCTTCTGCGGACTGACTACTCTGTTTTACTTCCTCCTCTGAATTTTCTCCAGGAGACGGAGAGTGTACAAGAACGGTCCGGGCCGAAACCGGAACCAGAATCAATGCGGAAAAAATACATATCAATACAGTTTTTTTAAAAGAACTTGTTTTCATTTATAACTCCCGGTGTCCAAAAGTCACCTCGATTTTTCATATTATCGGCGGATTAAAAAAGAAAAGGAAGTGTTTTTTCAAATGGTATATTAACGAATGTAGGGGACTGTGTTATTCTAATTTCCGTGAGCAACAAAAAAGGGAACAGAATCTTCATCATCGGAGCCGGTTTTGCCGGTGAAAACATAGCGCTGGAAATAAGCAACAAGAACCATACAGGTGAAGTTGTGGCCTTTCTGGATGATGATCCGAAAAAAATCGGTACAAAAATAAGAAATATACCAGTTCTCGGTCCTATAAAGGAATTCGCAGGAATACTGCGGACGACTCCTGCTGATGAGGCTATCATAGCCATCCCCACGGCCGACAGAAAAGAATTGAGCATAATCTACCGCATCCTCAGTAAAGCTGAATTCAACAGAATCAGGATTCTTCCGAATATTTCACAGATAGTTAACGGCCATGCCCACCTTATTCAGGCCAGGGATATTAACCCGGAAGACCTTTTAAGCCGTAATCCGGTAGTGATTGATCTCGTAGAAAGCCTCTCCTATCTAAGGGGAAAAAGAGTTCTGATTACAGGAGCCGGCGGAAGTATCGGAAGCGAGCTCTCCCGTCAGCTTCTTTCAGGTGGAGCCGAACGTCTCTACCTTTTGGGTCATGGCGAAAACAGTATCTACAGAATCAACAAAGAACTGAGACTGCTGCAGGAAGGGGGGGTTGGAGAAAAAGCAACGGTCGTCCCTGTGATTGGAGACCTTCAGGATGCGGAATTCACAAATTTTATCCTGAAACGCCTTAAGGCTGATGTTATTTTTCACTGTGCCGCTCACAAACATGTTCCTATGATGGAACACAACCCTGTAGAAGCGGTCAGAAATAATGTATTCGGTACCTACAATCTTTTAAAAGCAGCAGAAGCAGCGGGAACAGAAAAACTGGTTCTCATATCTACAGACAAAGCGGTTAATCCCTCCTGTATCTACGGAGTCACAAAAAGGATTGCCGAAATGCTGGTTCTTGAAGAACGCAAAAAAGGGCAGGACTTTATGGTGGTCCGCTTTGGCAATGTACTTGGATCAAGGGGCAGCATAATTCCCCTGTTCAAGGAACAGATTCTCGCTGGCGGTCCCCTCACAGTGACCCACCCGGAAACAACACGTTACTTTATGACAATACCCGAAGCATCTTCCCTGGTACTCAAAGCAGGGGGTGTGGGTGAGAATCGCGGACTCTATGTCCTTGATATGGGAGAACCCCTCAAGATTCTGGAGCTGGCTAAACAGATGATCCACTTCTATGGATTCAAAGAAGAGGATATTCCCATCTCCTATATCGGGATGAGACCGGGAGAAAAGGTGAGTGAAAGACTGTGGAGCGATGGAGAAGAGCCGTCTCAGACTGA
This DNA window, taken from Oceanispirochaeta sp. M1, encodes the following:
- the sfsA gene encoding DNA/RNA nuclease SfsA → MKIFTSDASGEFVSRPNRFIVMVKLPGGIVRAHCPNPGRLIELMNPGRSMTLEKSRIPGRKTDWTLVAAEYNGATVPLYSAKANAVAGELIIPRLFPDAREIKAEYSWGKSRFDWHFFNGDKEVFLEVKACTLIEENIAMFPDAPSIRASRHIEELSEIGEDKNRETHVVFVIMNPDTELFIPNMHTDPDFALTLSRCRNRVQYHGVSASCTEDGELSISRLDVPIQTDKAGAVEKDSGVYMILLKLNDCSISVGALGEMEFKQGWYIYAGSAMKNLKSRVKRHLAKRKRKHWHIDYLAEASEKTKAFPIYTLRDLECTMAGDLSAIADDEIQGFGCSDCNCPSHLFYFKDDPLQNRKYLNLLFRYRHKLAFA
- a CDS encoding nucleoside-diphosphate sugar epimerase/dehydratase; this translates as MSNKKGNRIFIIGAGFAGENIALEISNKNHTGEVVAFLDDDPKKIGTKIRNIPVLGPIKEFAGILRTTPADEAIIAIPTADRKELSIIYRILSKAEFNRIRILPNISQIVNGHAHLIQARDINPEDLLSRNPVVIDLVESLSYLRGKRVLITGAGGSIGSELSRQLLSGGAERLYLLGHGENSIYRINKELRLLQEGGVGEKATVVPVIGDLQDAEFTNFILKRLKADVIFHCAAHKHVPMMEHNPVEAVRNNVFGTYNLLKAAEAAGTEKLVLISTDKAVNPSCIYGVTKRIAEMLVLEERKKGQDFMVVRFGNVLGSRGSIIPLFKEQILAGGPLTVTHPETTRYFMTIPEASSLVLKAGGVGENRGLYVLDMGEPLKILELAKQMIHFYGFKEEDIPISYIGMRPGEKVSERLWSDGEEPSQTEYARIFKVKSEPLPIPLTQLIGEVAPVCFRTDSNTDNSLYRNRKALRSVLKKYFPGMRIPDDEPEY
- a CDS encoding CPBP family intramembrane glutamic endopeptidase, whose product is MNKISISIPSIPEKAEFPVIFLIIFLPAYLNQGSLPAGLFDNPVYHLMTILQSLLILSLLFYLMRKTPPQTGESPSAMAEEIKITHSLITLGGLILLYSLYSFILTMLQRAGYSKPEEAVLLSRGIMLIPSLLTCLAAASMEEFFFRGYAFFRVRQGGSAPVKALIFISLLFAAGHIYEGLPAAFFALISGIFLGLMILRGFSLFSLSAAHGIFNFLMILLSYLKQSELF
- a CDS encoding TlpA disulfide reductase family protein → MKKTAILLVILQLFILGGNSLFAEGGIGRLKALGFSFPKSEMTPPPLTAYLNEEIVELTNQKRVTILYFWSSVIPPSMTDLTLLNKINDEFEEGEILIAPINLNEDRPQAYKAAAEAGLDLDIYLYPDPANLKAYILKSVPAAYILDKNGFLAASRQGNTPWDHPDIIRSLKELAASGP
- a CDS encoding PilZ domain-containing protein: MSILYTVLTIFIIVSSIPLLLAVRKGLAKVDWVEFYSMGKDAGFSFKEIGLLRKVAVVNKHQKPSSLFWSIDVLDKSLAGIHKQIETESDPDEKDYLEYLLKKLYSYRKNVEFKKPRYNRGIESTADISINQIVKLKVDVLGIFECSVLENNRNYILVTYPKGPPVPVGFSWRDRTLNVYFWRREDAGYFFQSRIMEGYPDREFKTLRMSHSDVVLRSQKRRSVRTSCKLPAQLYPLKSLKASTQLPEGQPGLRCVVQDVSEDGAAILIGGKGKVNMCCKLQMDLFGRIAILRGIVRTIDFDNKKNLSVLHIQAEEPDEQSRYLILAFVYDIYRNEQMQNGNSVPPLDPETPELKVEKGDFADPVPKDDNLPVEDELEALEAVEEELPTFDYD
- a CDS encoding TylF/MycF/NovP-related O-methyltransferase, whose product is MIENKDEERAAILRSRGWGCESPATHRIDIEDSFKDIWKEAAPHTMISMERGYAVYSGIRHIVRRGIPGDFVECGVWQGGTCMLMALSLMQLGAEKRNIWMYDTYSGMTVPGDEDKIASSGQAVSERWEEGWWAAGTELVRSNLAKTGYPMDRFRIVAGDVCMTLDENIPEKTALLRLDTDWYASTKKELEVLYPVLEKGGVLIIDDYGHFSGARQAVDEYFMNDRDAPLFQRSDYTGRMALKEN